A window of Cyanobacteria bacterium GSL.Bin1 contains these coding sequences:
- a CDS encoding YdcF family protein: MTLHFYSSSCKNNINCGRGDEENVSKKRKKRWLGLVFVLAIAGWGGYKQLQQWFVRPEAMLVLGGAEERERYAAKFAKQYPSLPIWVSSGSPRWYVEKIFQKEGIARDRVHLDYRAQDTVTNFTTLVDELKAHGIDSVYLVTSENHMRRARVVGEIVFGSRGIILKPMAVPTEFPSESWQKALRDGCRAVLWVATGYTGASLSDSDQLLRQWNLPEVLAPKHKAEQSEY; this comes from the coding sequence ATGACATTGCATTTTTACTCCTCGTCCTGTAAAAATAACATCAACTGTGGACGTGGTGATGAGGAGAACGTGAGCAAAAAGCGGAAAAAACGTTGGCTTGGACTTGTCTTCGTGCTTGCAATTGCTGGTTGGGGTGGGTATAAGCAATTGCAGCAGTGGTTCGTTCGTCCAGAAGCGATGTTAGTCTTAGGCGGGGCGGAAGAAAGGGAACGATATGCAGCAAAATTTGCCAAACAATATCCCAGTCTACCAATTTGGGTCTCTTCAGGAAGCCCCCGCTGGTATGTAGAAAAGATTTTTCAAAAAGAGGGAATTGCGCGCGATCGCGTTCATTTAGATTATCGCGCGCAAGATACGGTGACCAATTTCACGACGCTCGTGGATGAGTTGAAAGCACACGGGATTGATAGTGTCTATCTGGTGACCTCAGAAAATCATATGCGACGGGCGCGAGTGGTGGGAGAAATTGTGTTTGGGAGCCGCGGAATTATCCTGAAACCGATGGCAGTACCAACTGAGTTTCCCTCGGAATCTTGGCAAAAAGCCTTGCGAGATGGCTGTCGGGCAGTGCTGTGGGTCGCCACCGGCTATACCGGAGCTAGTCTGAGTGATTCGGATCAATTGCTGCGTCAGTGGAATCTACCGGAAGTTCTTGCACCAAAACATAAGGCTGAACAATCAGAGTATTAA
- a CDS encoding DUF2288 family protein, with protein MTRDIRTALAESLEPANWESLQPHAKRDALIIVSPSLDIVEVGSAIAHDETETVQQWIQKELLKKPSANQLSLWNAQPNKAFNTLIVQPYVLVQELPVDSTDAAIDPNHSD; from the coding sequence ATGACAAGAGACATCAGAACTGCCCTTGCAGAAAGTTTAGAACCAGCAAATTGGGAATCGTTGCAACCTCACGCGAAACGGGATGCTTTGATTATTGTTTCTCCCAGTTTAGATATTGTGGAAGTGGGAAGCGCGATCGCGCATGATGAAACAGAGACAGTGCAACAGTGGATTCAAAAAGAACTCTTAAAAAAACCCTCTGCCAACCAACTCTCTTTATGGAATGCTCAACCCAATAAAGCGTTTAATACTCTGATTGTTCAGCCTTATGTTTTGGTGCAAGAACTTCCGGTAGATTCCACTGACGCAGCAATTGATCCGAATCACTCAGACTAG
- a CDS encoding LysR family transcriptional regulator: MKNATLHQLRVFVVAAKHLSFTKAAEELFLTQPTVSMQMKQLTKAVGLPLFEQIGKRLYLTQAGEILYESCQRIFTELGEFESAIANMKGLKQGQLNLSAVSTTKYFLPRIIGPFCQQYPGVELSLRFTNHERILQYLTDNEDDFYILSQLPATVDVTAHRILENPLVAIAPSDHPLAQETNIPFARLAEEPFIMREPGSGTRQALEELFHKHQRDLKVRLELGSNEAIKQAILGGLGISVLSQHTLTLEKDTGLFAILDVEDLPIQRNWYAIYPAGKQPSVVARTFLEYLEADHQLTMNHGELIIDK; encoded by the coding sequence ATGAAAAACGCGACTCTCCATCAACTGCGCGTCTTTGTGGTTGCAGCCAAACATCTCAGTTTTACCAAAGCAGCCGAAGAATTATTTTTGACGCAGCCAACGGTGTCCATGCAGATGAAGCAACTGACTAAAGCCGTCGGACTGCCTTTATTTGAACAGATTGGGAAACGATTGTATTTAACGCAAGCGGGAGAAATTTTATATGAAAGTTGTCAGCGCATCTTTACCGAGTTAGGGGAATTTGAAAGCGCGATCGCGAACATGAAGGGGTTGAAACAAGGGCAACTGAACTTGAGTGCCGTTTCCACCACCAAATACTTTTTACCGCGCATTATTGGTCCTTTTTGTCAGCAATATCCCGGCGTTGAACTCTCGTTACGTTTTACCAACCATGAACGTATTTTACAGTATCTTACGGATAATGAAGACGATTTTTATATTCTCAGTCAACTTCCTGCCACCGTTGATGTGACCGCCCATCGCATTTTAGAAAATCCCCTCGTCGCGATCGCGCCCTCGGATCACCCCTTAGCCCAAGAAACCAATATTCCCTTTGCCCGTCTCGCCGAAGAACCCTTTATCATGCGGGAACCCGGTTCAGGAACCCGTCAAGCCTTAGAAGAACTTTTTCATAAACATCAAAGGGATTTAAAAGTGCGCCTCGAATTAGGCAGTAACGAGGCGATCAAACAAGCGATTCTCGGTGGATTAGGCATTTCTGTTTTATCTCAACATACTCTAACTTTGGAGAAAGATACCGGTTTATTTGCCATTTTGGATGTAGAAGATTTACCCATTCAACGCAATTGGTATGCCATTTATCCAGCAGGGAAACAACCCTCGGTTGTGGCGCGCACGTTCTTAGAATATTTGGAAGCTGACCATCAGTTAACCATGAATCATGGCGAATTAATAATTGACAAGTAA